The proteins below come from a single Burkholderia sp. PAMC 26561 genomic window:
- a CDS encoding ABC transporter ATP-binding protein, with amino-acid sequence MILDVQDVHAFYGKSHILQGVSLSIGEGETVTLLGRNGAGKSTTLKTIAGVVAAQRGSVKFKGADIGKSQSHRIAASGVCFVPEHRGVFRLLSVEENLKLGARRDSPWQLADIYRIFPRLKERRTNGGAQLSGGEQQMLAIGRALMNHPRLLMLDEPVEGLAPVIVEEIVAQLKLIKEAGIAILLVEQNLEVCTQLADRHTIIEQGRIVYEGDNAAFTRDDAIKDRYLGVGVV; translated from the coding sequence ATGATCCTCGATGTGCAGGACGTCCACGCGTTTTATGGCAAGAGCCATATCTTGCAGGGTGTGTCGTTGAGTATAGGCGAGGGTGAGACGGTCACGCTCCTCGGCCGCAACGGCGCGGGCAAATCCACGACGCTCAAAACCATCGCGGGCGTGGTCGCTGCTCAGCGCGGCAGCGTGAAGTTCAAGGGCGCGGATATCGGCAAATCGCAATCGCACAGGATTGCGGCCTCGGGCGTGTGCTTCGTGCCGGAGCACCGTGGCGTGTTCCGTTTGCTCAGCGTTGAGGAGAACCTGAAGCTCGGCGCCCGCCGCGATTCTCCGTGGCAGCTCGCCGATATCTATCGCATCTTCCCGCGCCTGAAAGAGCGTCGCACCAACGGCGGCGCGCAGCTTTCCGGCGGCGAACAGCAGATGCTCGCGATCGGCCGGGCGCTGATGAATCACCCGCGGCTGCTCATGCTCGATGAACCCGTGGAAGGCCTCGCGCCTGTGATCGTGGAGGAGATCGTCGCGCAACTGAAGCTGATCAAGGAGGCGGGCATTGCCATCCTGCTGGTCGAGCAGAACCTCGAAGTCTGCACGCAACTGGCGGATCGCCACACCATCATCGAGCAGGGTCGCATTGTGTATGAAGGCGATAACGCCGCGTTCACCCGGGACGATGCGATCAAGGACCGCTACCTCGGCGTAGGCGTGGTCTGA
- a CDS encoding ABC transporter ATP-binding protein yields the protein MSEAILHATAVTKRYGKFTALDDVTLRIMPRTVHSVIGPNGAGKTTLFHVLTGTLPITSGNIVFDGHDVTREADYRRVKRGIARSFQVTSLFANLSVRENLRVAVQGVDSNHAFNAWMPPRGALEHTGIVDPILERLALTRFAGTLAGALSHGQQRRLEVGMALAARPKAIFLDEPTSGMGIDDLDDMKQLIRGLRDDYTVVLIEHNMGIVMDISDTITVMQQGRVLVEGRPDDIRVDERVRRAYLGNMITGGRA from the coding sequence GTGAGCGAAGCCATTCTGCACGCAACAGCCGTGACGAAACGCTACGGCAAGTTCACCGCGCTCGACGACGTCACGCTGAGGATCATGCCGCGCACGGTGCATTCGGTGATCGGCCCGAACGGTGCGGGCAAGACAACGCTGTTCCACGTGCTCACGGGCACGCTGCCGATCACTTCCGGCAACATCGTGTTCGATGGGCATGACGTTACGCGCGAAGCGGATTACCGGCGCGTGAAGCGCGGCATCGCCCGGTCGTTCCAGGTGACGAGCCTGTTTGCAAACCTGAGCGTGCGCGAAAATTTGCGGGTGGCGGTCCAGGGCGTCGATTCAAATCACGCGTTCAACGCATGGATGCCACCGCGCGGCGCGCTCGAGCACACCGGCATTGTCGACCCCATCCTGGAGCGTCTCGCACTGACGCGTTTTGCGGGGACGCTTGCCGGCGCGCTTTCGCATGGCCAGCAGCGCAGGCTCGAGGTCGGCATGGCGCTCGCGGCGCGGCCCAAGGCGATCTTCCTCGATGAGCCGACGTCAGGCATGGGTATCGATGATCTCGACGACATGAAGCAGCTCATTCGCGGCCTGCGCGACGACTATACGGTGGTTCTGATCGAGCACAACATGGGTATCGTGATGGACATCTCCGACACCATCACGGTCATGCAGCAGGGACGCGTACTGGTCGAAGGCCGACCCGACGATATCCGCGTCGACGAACGCGTGCGCCGTGCCTATCTCGGCAACATGATTACCGGAGGCCGCGCATGA